The Antennarius striatus isolate MH-2024 chromosome 11, ASM4005453v1, whole genome shotgun sequence genome window below encodes:
- the LOC137603738 gene encoding serine/threonine-protein kinase VRK1-like, translated as MAPPRRRALPKPLPEGFVLTDTEKKTWRLGGIIGRGGFGLIYVASRDVDRPVAADAEFVVKVEYQENGPLFSELKFYQRAAKQENIEQWKRSRELDFLGIPTYWGSGLAEHNNLRYRFMAMDRLGIDLQKVCENNGGRLKAAMVLQLGVRLVDILEYIHDNEYVHADIKAANLMLGYRDPEQVYLADYGLSYRYFPNGVHKEYKENPKRAHNGTVEYTSVDAHKGVAPSRRGDLQILGFCLLHWLCGSLPWGGVLRDPVQVQEAKASLMENLPDSVQQLSADGAGTDELAAFLLYVRSLGYQDKPDYHRLKGLLGATGAVRLHLLAPQRPAAEMTSKIRGCPARGKTAGRGRGRPNVAAELTDDDDEEELKSKLVPVPSGSGQQAGRSLRTRSQPVVYKEYDTDDEEDEEEEEARPRPILACYLRGPPIGTRTRPKQERRHRRDGGSSHSWCRWDSDPFGDWAGFPVTGEELEAPPTQRNVPLPWFVSVGVLLLLFAVGQSAFLSYSSF; from the exons CCTCGAGGGATGTGGACAGACCTGTGGCTGCTGACGCTGAGTTTGTCGTGAAAGTG GAGTACCAGGAAAACGGGCCCCTTTTCTCCGAGCTCAAGTTCTACCAGAGGGCAGCCAAACAGGAGAACA TTGAACAATGGAAGAGAAGCAGGGAGCTGGACTTCCTGGGCATCCCGACGTACTGGGGGTCTGGACTCGCTGAACACAACAATCTCCG ATATCGTTTCATGGCCATGGACCGTCTGGGAATCGACCTCCAGAAAGTCTGCGAGAACAACGGCGGTCGACTGAAGGCGGCCATGGTGCTCCAGCTTGGTGTGAGGCTG GTGGACATCCTGGAGTACATCCACGACAACGAGTACGTCCACGCCGACATCAAAGCCGCCAACCTCATGCTGGGCTACAGAGACCCTGAACAG GTCTACCTCGCCGATTATGGGCTGTCCTACAGATACTTTCCCAATGGAGTCCACAAAGAGTACAAGGAAAACCCCAAGAGGGCCCACAACGGGACTGTGGAGTACACCAGCGTCGACGCCCACAAAGGAGTCG cGCCATCGAGACGCGGCGATCTCCAGATTTTGGGTTTCTGCCTTCTTCACTGGTTATGTGGGTCGCTGCCCTGGGGCGGGGTCCTCAGGGATCCAGTTCAGGTGCAGGAGGCCAAGGCCAG CCTGATGGAGAACCTGCCCGACTCGGTCCAGCAACTGTCGGCCGACGGAGCTGGAACAG ACGAGCTTGCCGCCTTCCTCCTGTACGTGAGGAGTTTGGGGTACCAAGATAAACCGGACTACCATCGCCTCAAAGGGTTGCTGGGGGCCACTGGCGCAGTAAGACTCCACCTACTGGCACCTCAAAGACCTGCAGCCGAGATGACCTCCAAGATCCGCGGTTGCCCGGCGAGGGGAAAG ACGGCGGGACGAGGACGAGGACGTCCGAACGTCGCAGCGGAGCTGACGGACGACGATGACGAAGAGGAGCTGAAGTCCAAACTGGTGCCGGTTCCCAGCGGAAGTGGACAACAG GCTGGCCGATCGCTGAGGACGAGGTCCCAACCGGTCGTTTACAAAGAGTACGAcactgatgatgaggaggatgaggaagaggaggaggccagACCCAGACCCATTCTGGCCTGCTACCTGAGAGGCCCGCCCATTGGCACCAGAACTCGACCCAAACAG GAGCGCAGACACAGAAGGGACGGGGGGTCGTCTCACAGCTGGTGCAGGTGGGACAGCGACCCCTTTGGTGATTGGGCGGGGTTCCCAGTCACAGGTGAAGAACTGGAAGCTCCTCCCACGCAGAGGAACGTGCCGTTGCCGTGGTTCGTCTCCGTGGGCGTCCTGCTTCTCTTGTTTGCCGTCGGCCAAAGTGCGTTTTTGAGTTACTCGTCTTTTTAA
- the fancl gene encoding E3 ubiquitin-protein ligase FANCL isoform X2 codes for MEGFLVKDNPLLLPLNKEKTVYDGFISVQERDFRLRIELPADRKLTGARLHCCWQLKHLLRGFEHVVKQRLRRSADLIAFILELKTILEVNLKQLPEFCSVPQPQYYSQLIDEMETLGWSKLLFIDADFRTLKLKAEDSSGREHGLTVKLKSKHPTEAPECSANLPVPLVISWTPQSTLELLYNQFLLVLESLTKFWDVLDEIDNKTWILEPEKPSRSDTMRRIAIGTNVSIRVELDPRHPEMLPECCLLGAEHVVTPLRNKLNANMHLWNPDFSVFHNLRDVLEIEFPSPATHEKSSFSVECGICYAYRLEDAIPDQVCNDPRCGQPFHQACLYEWLRGLPSSRQSFSLLFGECPYCTKPITVKVAAQKS; via the exons GAACGGGACTTCAGGTTGAGAATTGAGCTACCAGCCGACCGGAAGCTCACCGGGGCCAG GCTGCACTGCTGCTGGCAGCTGAAGCACCTGTTGCGGGGGTTCGAACACGTGGTGAAgcag AGGCTGCGGCGCTCGGCTGATCTGATCGCTTTCATTCTGGAGCTGAAGACCATCTtg GAAGTGAATCTGAAGCAGTTGCCTGAGTTCTGCTCCGTCCCACAGCCACAGTATTATTCACAGCTCATCGACGAGATGGAGACGCTCGGCTGGAGCAA GCTGCTCTTCATCGACGCCGACTTCCGGACGCTGAAGCTGAAGGCGGAGGACTCGTCTGGGCGAGAACACGGCCTCACCGTCAAGCTCAAGTCCAAG CATCCGACGGAGGCTCCTGAATGCTCGGCCAACCTCCCGGTGCCCCTGGTCATCAGCTGGACGCCTCAG AGTACCCTGGAGCTGCTTTACAACCAGTTCTTGCTGGTTTTGGAGTCCCTGACCAAGTTCTGGGACGTCCTGGACGAGATCGACAACAAGACCTGGATCCTGGAGCCGGAGAAGCCGAGTCGGTCCGACACTATGAGGCGGATCGCCATCG GAACAAACGTGTCCATCAGGGTAGAGCTGGATCCCAGACACCCGGAGATGCTTCCAGAATGCTGCCTGCTTGGAGCCGAGCATG TGGTGACGCCGCTGAGGAACAAACTGAACGCCAACATGCATCTGTG GAACCCGGACTTCAGCGTCTTCCACAACCTCCGGGATGTTTTGGAGATCGAATTCCCGTCACCTGCCACCCACGAAAAATCT AGCTTCAGCGTCGAGTGCGGGATCTGTTACGCCTATCGTCTGGAGGACGCCATACCTGACCAGGTGTGCAACGACCCCCGCTGTGGACAGCCTTTCCATCAGGCCTGCTTGTACGAG TGGCTGCGAGGGCTTCCGTCCAGCAGGCAGAGCTTCAGCCTGCTTTTTGGAGAGTGTCCGTACTGCACTAAG CCCATTACTGTCAAAGTGGCCGCCCAGAAATCCTGA
- the fancl gene encoding E3 ubiquitin-protein ligase FANCL isoform X1, whose protein sequence is MEGFLVKDNPLLLPLNKEKTVYDGFISVQERDFRLRIELPADRKLTGARLHCCWQLKHLLRGFEHVVKQRLRRSADLIAFILELKTILEVNLKQLPEFCSVPQPQYYSQLIDEMETLGWSKLLFIDADFRTLKLKAEDSSGREHGLTVKLKSKHPTEAPECSANLPVPLVISWTPQSTLELLYNQFLLVLESLTKFWDVLDEIDNKTWILEPEKPSRSDTMRRIAIGTNVSIRVELDPRHPEMLPECCLLGAEHVVTPLRNKLNANMHLWNPDFSVFHNLRDVLEIEFPSPATHEKSSFSVECGICYAYRLEDAIPDQVCNDPRCGQPFHQACLYEWLRGLPSSRQSFSLLFGECPYCTKVVFFLSSDRRLHEASYGPL, encoded by the exons GAACGGGACTTCAGGTTGAGAATTGAGCTACCAGCCGACCGGAAGCTCACCGGGGCCAG GCTGCACTGCTGCTGGCAGCTGAAGCACCTGTTGCGGGGGTTCGAACACGTGGTGAAgcag AGGCTGCGGCGCTCGGCTGATCTGATCGCTTTCATTCTGGAGCTGAAGACCATCTtg GAAGTGAATCTGAAGCAGTTGCCTGAGTTCTGCTCCGTCCCACAGCCACAGTATTATTCACAGCTCATCGACGAGATGGAGACGCTCGGCTGGAGCAA GCTGCTCTTCATCGACGCCGACTTCCGGACGCTGAAGCTGAAGGCGGAGGACTCGTCTGGGCGAGAACACGGCCTCACCGTCAAGCTCAAGTCCAAG CATCCGACGGAGGCTCCTGAATGCTCGGCCAACCTCCCGGTGCCCCTGGTCATCAGCTGGACGCCTCAG AGTACCCTGGAGCTGCTTTACAACCAGTTCTTGCTGGTTTTGGAGTCCCTGACCAAGTTCTGGGACGTCCTGGACGAGATCGACAACAAGACCTGGATCCTGGAGCCGGAGAAGCCGAGTCGGTCCGACACTATGAGGCGGATCGCCATCG GAACAAACGTGTCCATCAGGGTAGAGCTGGATCCCAGACACCCGGAGATGCTTCCAGAATGCTGCCTGCTTGGAGCCGAGCATG TGGTGACGCCGCTGAGGAACAAACTGAACGCCAACATGCATCTGTG GAACCCGGACTTCAGCGTCTTCCACAACCTCCGGGATGTTTTGGAGATCGAATTCCCGTCACCTGCCACCCACGAAAAATCT AGCTTCAGCGTCGAGTGCGGGATCTGTTACGCCTATCGTCTGGAGGACGCCATACCTGACCAGGTGTGCAACGACCCCCGCTGTGGACAGCCTTTCCATCAGGCCTGCTTGTACGAG TGGCTGCGAGGGCTTCCGTCCAGCAGGCAGAGCTTCAGCCTGCTTTTTGGAGAGTGTCCGTACTGCACTAAGGTAGTGTTCTTCCTCTCGTCTGATCGCCGCCTGCACGAGGCTTCGTATGGGCCTTTATGA